The Methanobacterium sp. Maddingley MBC34 DNA window TTGTTGGGTTATCAATAACATAATTTTTTGTTTATCTTTAACACATTGACTTTCTATTTGTACAGCACACTTACTACAAAGACATAAGTTGATGTTTTCCATTGAAAGTTCGATTCTACTCATGTTACCCATTTACCATAAATCGGTGAAAAAGGATGTTATACTGTTAATATAATTATTTAAATTTACAAGTCAGGATTAATGTATATCCCTACCAATAATCATACCTTTTGATTTTTATAAATTGAATTTGAAAAGGCATGAATAATAATTTTGAAATTATTATAGTAAATAAAAAGGGATTATTAATTTTTTTAATTGATTGATTTTTTAAGATGTCAGGAAAATGAAATGTTATTAACTCGATATAAAAAGATTAAAAGATAAATTGGATGTTTTAACCAGATGGTTAATACTATCCCTTTACTTTATCAAATAATACTTATTCTACTACTTCAGCAAAAGCGAAATTTCTTCGGGTTGAATTAACTCGAATTTTAACTTCTTCGCCCACTTTGGCGCCTGAAACAAAAACCACAAAACCTTCAATACGGGCAATTCCGTCTCCGTCCCTACCAGTATCTTCAATCTTCACATCGTATTCTCCGCCTTCTGTAATAGGAGACGAATTTCCTCTATCATTACTGTTACTACTTCCAAACAAACTTATCACTTCCAATTTTTTGCCAATTAGGCAATTCATTATTGATTTTAAGAACATATAAAGTTATTTAAAACCGATTTTTATTTAATTGATTTTCTTCATTAAAATTTTCGCATTTTACTGCTTCAAACAAGTTAAAATATCCCACATCCAGTTGCTGCTTTTTTATTCCCCAAATATCCACTATAATTTTCTTCTTTCAAGTTTTCTTAATAACTGTTTGATAAGTTATACGTTAACTTGAAGATGATCCACTCTTTTGTATGGTGTATAAACAGGTCTCCAGATGTTGGAGTTAACCAGTTTCTCAATATCC harbors:
- a CDS encoding putative RNA-binding protein (PFAM: TRAM domain), whose translation is MFLKSIMNCLIGKKLEVISLFGSSNSNDRGNSSPITEGGEYDVKIEDTGRDGDGIARIEGFVVFVSGAKVGEEVKIRVNSTRRNFAFAEVVE